A window from Gottschalkiaceae bacterium SANA encodes these proteins:
- a CDS encoding DUF362 domain-containing protein has product MKTRVSLHACKSYEKNLVKEAIDKSLSDLGGLERFFQPGESIFLKVNLLMARKPEEVTTTHPLVVEVLAEKLIAYGCMVIIGDSPGGPFNLSILKRVYRETGMEGVAERTGATLNEEVGRIEQKNPDGRILKNLTLAKMLNQADHVVSVCKLKTHGMTKMTGATKNLFGCVPGALKAEYHFKMPDIYDFSDALIDICQGVQPTLSIMDAIIGMEGEGPSSGTPKEIGAILASSSPYHIDMVAARIMGLTEKEVPMLKRMVDRKICAEEMADIEMLGDSLESVVQAEFDVPEITNSSLGRNYPKWIRKAAFALLQPKPIYHHDQCIGCRICEVNCPPKVITMVNQRPVADLDACIRCFCCAELCPEKAISVYRPPLMKLISKL; this is encoded by the coding sequence ATGAAGACAAGGGTATCTTTGCATGCATGCAAAAGCTATGAAAAGAATCTTGTGAAAGAAGCGATTGATAAAAGCCTGTCGGATCTCGGCGGGCTTGAACGTTTTTTTCAACCAGGAGAAAGCATATTTTTAAAGGTAAATCTGTTGATGGCGAGGAAACCAGAAGAGGTGACCACAACCCATCCTTTGGTTGTGGAAGTTTTAGCAGAGAAATTGATTGCTTATGGTTGTATGGTTATAATCGGTGATAGTCCGGGAGGTCCCTTTAATCTTTCTATTTTAAAACGCGTTTATCGTGAAACTGGGATGGAAGGGGTAGCAGAAAGAACCGGAGCGACTTTAAATGAAGAAGTCGGAAGAATCGAGCAAAAGAACCCAGACGGACGTATTTTGAAAAATCTGACGCTAGCAAAAATGCTGAACCAGGCAGATCATGTGGTGTCGGTCTGCAAATTGAAAACCCATGGCATGACTAAGATGACAGGGGCAACAAAAAATCTATTCGGCTGTGTACCGGGCGCATTGAAGGCGGAGTATCATTTTAAGATGCCGGATATCTATGATTTTTCCGATGCTTTAATTGATATTTGCCAAGGCGTTCAACCAACCCTTTCCATTATGGATGCCATTATCGGCATGGAAGGAGAGGGACCTTCATCGGGAACACCCAAGGAAATTGGTGCGATTTTAGCATCGTCTAGTCCCTACCACATAGATATGGTGGCAGCGCGAATTATGGGCTTGACCGAGAAAGAGGTTCCCATGCTAAAGCGAATGGTGGACCGAAAAATATGTGCAGAAGAAATGGCGGATATTGAAATGCTAGGTGATTCCTTGGAATCTGTGGTGCAAGCGGAATTTGATGTACCAGAGATCACCAATTCAAGTTTAGGTCGTAATTATCCCAAGTGGATCCGAAAGGCAGCTTTCGCTCTGCTTCAACCCAAGCCGATCTATCACCATGATCAGTGCATTGGTTGTCGAATTTGTGAAGTGAATTGCCCGCCCAAGGTGATTACCATGGTCAATCAACG
- the radC gene encoding DNA repair protein RadC produces the protein MNPNAEHRKRMRQQALKKGLEGFEDYQVLELLLCYAIPRKDTKPLAKRLLSDYHGLAGVMDANPQELMKSEGVGENTAVFLHSLPEAFKRYESSKFEVEKKKINSTSLAGDYIRSLCKKETYEVFYLICLDAQKRVISTEKIAKGTLDQAPVYTRNIVEAALHNRAHSVILAHNHPGGTARPSRADVEVTGRLKDALGTIGVTVVDHIISAGDRYVSFVEEDLL, from the coding sequence ATGAATCCAAATGCCGAGCATCGGAAACGCATGCGTCAGCAAGCGCTGAAAAAGGGATTAGAGGGTTTTGAGGATTATCAAGTACTGGAATTGCTCTTGTGTTATGCCATTCCCAGAAAGGATACCAAGCCATTGGCCAAGCGCCTTTTATCGGACTATCATGGACTGGCTGGTGTAATGGATGCAAATCCTCAGGAATTGATGAAATCGGAGGGAGTTGGAGAGAATACAGCTGTATTTCTTCACAGTCTTCCAGAAGCGTTTAAACGATACGAATCCAGCAAGTTTGAAGTGGAAAAGAAGAAAATCAACTCGACATCTTTGGCGGGGGATTATATTCGCAGTTTGTGCAAGAAGGAAACCTATGAGGTGTTTTATCTTATTTGCCTGGACGCACAAAAACGCGTAATCTCGACAGAAAAGATTGCTAAGGGGACTTTGGATCAAGCGCCGGTCTATACGCGGAATATCGTTGAGGCGGCTTTGCACAATCGTGCCCATAGTGTAATTTTGGCGCATAACCATCCCGGTGGAACGGCTCGACCGTCCCGGGCAGATGTTGAAGTGACAGGACGGCTGAAAGATGCCTTGGGAACCATCGGTGTGACGGTGGTGGATCATATTATCTCTGCGGGAGATCGGTATGTATCCTTTGTGGAAGAAGACTTACTATAA
- the cysQ_1 gene encoding 3'(2'),5'-bisphosphate nucleotidase CysQ yields the protein MNLREELSTAIYLTYEAGVEIMRIYERQCEVMYKEDQSPVTEADLASNRIILEGLTKAFPQHAFLSEESEDDLVRLDNDWCWLIDPLDGTREYLKRNGEFSINIALAYQNRVVLGVVYAPVQQELFFAVKGRGAYVVRDNQKAQPIQVSDREQNIRLVVGRSPKSKHVRTMAKMNQVTRIMEKGSSLKGCLIAEGKADIHYRYGPTMEWDTAAMQCIIEEAGGMIRNLDDSDISYNRVNSTNEKGFYILNQRTNKWKIV from the coding sequence GTGAATTTAAGAGAAGAGTTAAGTACAGCGATTTACCTAACATACGAGGCCGGAGTAGAGATTATGAGAATCTATGAACGCCAATGTGAGGTCATGTATAAAGAAGATCAATCTCCTGTAACGGAGGCGGATTTAGCATCGAATCGAATTATACTTGAGGGATTAACAAAAGCGTTCCCACAGCATGCATTTTTATCGGAAGAATCGGAAGACGATTTAGTTCGATTGGATAATGATTGGTGTTGGTTGATTGATCCATTGGATGGTACGCGGGAATATTTAAAACGGAACGGTGAGTTTTCAATTAATATTGCCCTTGCCTATCAAAACCGTGTGGTGCTGGGTGTTGTTTATGCTCCGGTGCAGCAGGAACTGTTTTTTGCTGTAAAGGGACGAGGTGCTTATGTGGTGCGGGACAATCAAAAGGCGCAACCCATTCAAGTTTCTGACAGGGAACAAAATATCAGATTGGTGGTGGGGCGATCTCCGAAATCGAAGCATGTCCGTACCATGGCCAAGATGAATCAGGTTACGCGCATTATGGAGAAAGGATCTTCTCTAAAAGGCTGTTTGATTGCAGAGGGAAAAGCGGACATTCATTATCGCTATGGCCCCACCATGGAGTGGGACACGGCAGCAATGCAATGCATTATTGAAGAAGCCGGTGGCATGATTCGTAATTTGGATGATTCGGATATTTCCTATAACCGTGTGAATTCAACCAATGAAAAAGGATTTTATATTTTAAACCAACGAACAAACAAGTGGAAAATCGTGTAA
- the tkt gene encoding transketolase encodes MNMAIELKAINTIRLLSADGIQKANSGHPGLPMGAAPMAYVLWNNHLKTSAKAPKWADRDRFVLSAGHGSMMLYSLLHLHGYQVSMEDLQSFRQEGSKTPGHPEFGHTDGVETTTGPLGQGIANAVGMAVAEARLAAEFNTDDFKVVDHYTYALAGDGCMMEGISSEASSLAGHLGLGKMILLYDSNQITIDGRTDITFTEDIQKRYEAYGWQVLEVADGNNDLAALDEAMKAAKAETEKPSLIVVKTTIGYGSPNKADSSGVHGSPLGEEELKATKEALGWDPEKSFYIPEDVQAHYDALKVEKAAKYDEWTEMFAAYEAAYPEKAAAFTAWMNEELPADLLESYKTWEFDKSPVATRVSGSVVMNKIAEYMPNLVGGSADLNASTKTYLAGKGEFQKDNHAGNNINYGIREFAMGAVMNGVQAHGGLRIFGSTFMVFSDYVKPALRVSALMGAPVIHVFTHDSIAVGEDGPTHEPIEQLWMLRGIPNVNVWRPATTQETAFAWVSALKETKKPSVIALSRQNLPQLEQVNEGVEKGAYVLVKEEKETPDLLLMATGSEVHLMVEAQKALKAEGVDARVISMPCLEVFEAQDAAYKESVIPAGVQKRVIFEVGSTMGWYRYVGSEGLVFGIDQFGESAPGGLLLKKYGFTVENVIEKAKSVL; translated from the coding sequence ATGAATATGGCGATTGAACTAAAAGCAATCAATACAATTCGTCTCTTATCAGCAGACGGAATTCAGAAAGCAAATTCAGGTCATCCGGGACTTCCAATGGGTGCAGCACCAATGGCGTATGTACTATGGAATAATCATTTAAAGACAAGTGCAAAAGCACCGAAATGGGCAGATCGAGATCGATTCGTACTCAGTGCGGGTCATGGATCTATGATGTTGTATTCCTTATTGCATCTGCACGGATATCAAGTATCGATGGAAGATTTACAATCTTTCCGTCAAGAAGGATCAAAAACACCAGGACATCCTGAGTTTGGCCACACAGACGGTGTGGAAACAACAACGGGTCCTTTGGGACAAGGCATTGCCAATGCAGTGGGAATGGCAGTTGCGGAAGCTCGATTGGCAGCAGAGTTTAATACAGATGATTTTAAAGTCGTTGACCATTATACGTATGCCCTTGCTGGTGACGGTTGCATGATGGAAGGAATTTCATCAGAGGCATCTTCATTGGCGGGTCACCTAGGTTTGGGAAAAATGATCTTGCTTTATGATTCAAACCAAATCACTATTGATGGCCGTACGGATATTACCTTTACTGAAGACATTCAAAAGCGTTATGAAGCATATGGCTGGCAAGTGTTGGAAGTTGCGGATGGAAATAATGATCTTGCCGCATTGGATGAAGCCATGAAAGCTGCAAAGGCAGAAACTGAAAAGCCTAGCTTGATTGTTGTTAAAACAACCATTGGATACGGTTCTCCAAACAAGGCTGATTCATCAGGCGTTCATGGTTCACCATTGGGCGAAGAGGAATTGAAAGCAACGAAAGAAGCCTTGGGATGGGATCCTGAAAAATCATTCTATATTCCAGAAGACGTGCAGGCGCATTACGATGCATTGAAAGTGGAGAAAGCAGCTAAATATGATGAATGGACAGAAATGTTTGCGGCATATGAAGCAGCGTACCCTGAAAAGGCAGCAGCCTTTACAGCATGGATGAATGAAGAATTGCCGGCAGACCTTCTTGAGTCGTATAAGACTTGGGAATTCGATAAGAGCCCAGTGGCGACTCGTGTTAGTGGTAGCGTGGTAATGAACAAAATTGCGGAATACATGCCAAACCTTGTTGGTGGATCTGCTGACTTGAACGCTTCAACCAAGACATACTTGGCAGGCAAGGGCGAGTTCCAAAAAGACAATCATGCGGGAAATAACATTAACTACGGCATTCGCGAATTTGCGATGGGTGCTGTAATGAATGGGGTTCAAGCCCATGGTGGTCTTCGTATCTTCGGATCTACCTTTATGGTATTTTCGGATTATGTGAAACCAGCACTTCGTGTATCAGCTTTGATGGGTGCACCGGTCATTCATGTCTTTACTCATGACTCTATTGCAGTTGGTGAAGATGGACCGACTCATGAGCCGATTGAGCAACTTTGGATGTTGAGAGGCATTCCGAATGTAAATGTATGGCGTCCTGCAACAACACAGGAAACAGCATTTGCATGGGTGAGTGCATTGAAAGAAACAAAGAAACCGTCTGTGATCGCCTTGAGCCGTCAGAACTTGCCGCAACTTGAGCAAGTGAATGAAGGCGTTGAAAAGGGTGCATACGTGCTTGTTAAAGAAGAAAAAGAGACACCGGATCTTCTTTTGATGGCAACGGGTTCAGAGGTTCATTTGATGGTAGAAGCGCAGAAAGCATTGAAAGCGGAAGGCGTTGACGCTCGTGTGATCAGCATGCCTTGTTTGGAAGTTTTCGAAGCGCAAGATGCGGCCTATAAAGAGTCTGTAATCCCTGCGGGAGTACAGAAACGAGTCATCTTTGAAGTTGGTTCAACAATGGGTTGGTACCGATATGTTGGATCAGAAGGTCTTGTTTTCGGAATCGATCAATTTGGCGAGTCTGCTCCAGGCGGATTGTTGCTGAAGAAATACGGATTCACAGTTGAAAATGTGATTGAAAAAGCAAAATCAGTTTTATAA